The following are from one region of the Vanessa cardui chromosome 3, ilVanCard2.1, whole genome shotgun sequence genome:
- the LOC124543744 gene encoding protein ovarian tumor locus-like isoform X1, which translates to MSPSPIRCRGPWKIHKRLSEPDRWLDEMGFFRKHTARDSTCLFRAVSENIYNTQRYFHKVRLDCVQFMASKRHLFEGSLSCPFENYLKEMSNPSEFGGLIEISAMSHCYRRDFVIFEANKGPQTKICNGYGDTIYLFYSPDTKHFDAVYTKEFINASSFCQFYPSVDHALVYEILYDGVYQLKDLPYAVDKMLHDKIPTNHIEYFMSENVERRKKQKERAKIFIEAPSEDDKDKNNNAVALKCKHHTEDMERASLLKESLSIFVFNRSLIQLENVCMNCLNVNSAKDLLENSITPFPYKVAKALDPDIYRNIEFDVWSELRRELRYGARYCDGTTLQVGVKCLCKLQADQTIAYHCHIQEMRPDGGPCLVFIEELGEKRLVNYDQLEPLPVDEIKPWAPPYRYSRANSQMVNISQMLQQIGNISRKQGLPKTRNKTKVDDQKNESVPKSSQLEDKCQLYPQQTYSYPHLDYLNFQPMPVEVKALPLMVDCRPAGAPPHELAHATDALHTQQGAGGDMAPAARASTPAASVPPFAPAYAANGVAGVAGYCAPYCGVKSLVWCGPHPPPPPPPVNPHVYKSVQPSGADLPMNDIATLRFYFNLGVECMWAAYGPPPPAPPPRHYSPRDLAQDMAQVSLQEREGSKHKADKPAPAPPKPPQRPLLGPRFKRGGNNQDGNQNNGHNQNKGHNNNMPNKGPNNRRNSHAEARYAEECVEPPLVSFPYIPYPPPLYPVPYYPVDSDPAMMGMMGGMGYVGYDEGVEYAPVQHFYPPPYPHPHPHPHPHHHPEHK; encoded by the exons ATGTCACCTTCTCCGATCCGATGCCGTGGGCCGTGGAAAATACATAAACGCTTATCCGAGCCAGATCGTTGGCTGGATGAAATGGGTTTTTTTCGAAAACATACGGCTCGAGATTCGACCTGTCTCTTTAGAGCTGTTtcggaaaatatatataatacgcaGCGCTATTTTCACAAAGTTCGCCTCGACTGCGTACAGTTCATGGCTTCGAAGCGACACCTTTTCGAAGGG tcGTTAAGTTGTCCATTCGAAAACTATCTTAAAGAGATGTCTAATCCGTCAGAATTTGGTGGGCTGATTGAAATATCGGCTATGAGCCACTGTTATAG ACGGGACTTTGTGATTTTCGAAGCCAACAAGGGCCCGCAAACTAAAATTTGTAATGGTTATGGAGACACTATTTACCTGTTTTACTCGCCCGATACAAAGCACTTTGATGCTGTGTATACCAAAGAATTCATAAATGCATCGTCATTTTGTCAGT TCTATCCTTCGGTGGACCATG CATTGGTATATGAAATACTTTACGACGGTGTTTACCAACTGAAGGACTTGCCTTACGCTGTCGATAAAATGTTACACGATAAGATACCGACCAACCACATTGAGTACTTCATGTCTGAAAATGTGGAACGTCGCAAGAAACAGAAGGAAAGAGCTAAGATTTTCATTGAAGCTCCCAGTGAAGATGACAAGGACAAGAACAACAATGCTGTGGCATTGAAATGCAAACATCACACTGAAGACATGGAAAGAGCCAGCCTTTTGAAGGAGTCATTGAGCATTTTTGTATTCAACCGCAGTCTCATACAACTGGAGAATGTCTGCATGAATTGTCTGAATGTCAACAGTGCCAAGGATTTACTCGAGAACAGCATAACTCCATTTCCATACAAAGTTGCGAAGGCCCTAGATCCTGATATCTATCGTAATATCGAATTTGATGTCTGGAGTGAGCTTCGAAGAG AACTGCGTTACGGTGCAAGGTACTGTGATGGAACGACACTGCAAGTTGGTGTCAAATGTCTTTGTAAACTACAGGCCGATCAGACCATAGCTTATCACTGTCACATCCAGGAGATGCGACCGGACGGGGGGCCCTGTCTGGTCTTTATTGAGGAATTGGGAGAGAAACGGCTCGTAAATTATGATCAGTTAGAGCCTTTGCCGGTGGATGAGATCAAGCCCTGGGCTCCTCCATATAGATACTCACGTGCCAATTCACAAATGGTTAATATTAGCCAAATGTTGCAGCAAATAG GCAACATATCCCGCAAACAAGGGTTACCCAAGAcacgaaacaaaacaaaagtagACGATCAGAAGAATGAGAGTGTTCCCAAGTCCTCACAACTGGAGGACAAATGCCAACTGTACCCACAACAGACCTACTCCTACCCACACCTGGACTACTTAAACTTTCAACCAATGCCT GTTGAAGTGAAAGCCTTGCCCCTGATGGTGGACTGTCGGCCGGCGGGCGCTCCGCCCCACGAGCTCGCGCACGCCACCGACGCGCTGCACACACAG CAGGGCGCCGGCGGAGACATGGCGCCGGCCGCGCGAGCGTCCACGCCCGCCGCCAGCGTGCCGCCCTTCGCGCCCGCATACGCCGCCAACG GCGTGGCAGGCGTGGCGGGTTACTGCGCGCCGTACTGCGGCGTGAAGTCGCTGGTGTGGTGCGGGCCGCACCCGCCGCCCCCGCCGCCGCCCGTCAACCCGCACGTGTACAAGAGCGTGCAGCCCAGCGGCGCCGACCTGCCCATGAACG ACATCGCGACTCTACGGTTCTACTTTAACCTGGGCGTCGAGTGCATGTGGGCGGCGTACGGGCCTCCgccccccgcgccgccgccccgACACTACTCGCCGAGGGATCTCGCCCAG GACATGGCGCAGGTGTCGCTGCAGGAGCGCGAGGGCTCCAAGCACAAAGCAGACAAGCCGGCGCCGGCGCCCCCGAAGCCGCCACAGCGCCCGTTGCTCGGCCCCCG GTTCAAGCGCGGCGGCAACAACCAAGACGGCAACCAGAACAACGGCCACAACCAGAACAAGGGCCACAACAACAACATGCCTAACAAGGGACCTAACAACCG GCGCAACTCGCATGCGGAGGCGCGCTACGCAGAGGAGTGCGTGGAGCCGCCGCTGGTATCGTTCCCCTACATCCCCTACCCGCCGCCGCTCTACCCCGTGCCCTACTACCCCGTCGACTCCGACCCCG CGATGATGGGAATGATGGGCGGCATGGGCTATGTGGGATACGATGAAGGGGTGGAGTACGCGCCCGTGCAACACTTCTACCCGCCGCCCTACCCGCACCCGCACCCGCACCCGCACCCGCACCACCACCCCGAACACAAATAG
- the LOC124543563 gene encoding thymosin beta isoform X4, with protein sequence MACSVSDSPSLKDLPKVATDLKSQLEAFNPSCLRDVDTNEKIVLPSAEDVATEKTQKSLFDGIEKFDSSMLKHTETQEKNPLPDKDAIEAEKEKNKFLNGIENFDPTKLKHTETCEKNPLPTKDIIEQEKTA encoded by the exons ATGGCCTGCTCCGTCAGTGATTCCCCCTCCCTCAAGGACCTCCCCAAGGTCGCCACTGATCTCAAGAGCCAGTTGGAAGCGTTCAACCCCAGCTGTCTACGGGATGTTGACACTAATGAAAAAATCGTGCTACCATCAGCTGAAG ATGTGGCAACTGAAAAAACTCAAAAGTCCCTATTCGACGGTATTGAAAAGTTCGATTCCAGCATGCTGAAGCATACGGAAACACAAGAGAAGAACCCGCTTCCTGATAAAGATG CCATTGAAGCCGAGAAGGAGAAGAACAAGTTCTTGAACGGCATCGAGAACTTCGACCCTACTAAGCTGAAGCACACGGAGACCTGCGAGAAGAATCCCCTGCCCACCAAGGACATCATCGAGCAGGAGAAGACGGCCTGA
- the LOC124543563 gene encoding thymosin beta isoform X1: MACSVSDSPSLKDLPKVATDLKSQLEAFNPSCLRDVDTNEKIVLPSAEDVAKEKLHSALLHDVEQFQTSSLKKTDTVEKIVLPNAIDVATEKTQKSLFDGIEKFDSSMLKHTETQEKNPLPDKDVVAAEKAHQNLLDGVEHFDKTQMKHTTTEEKNPLPPIEAIEAEKEKNKFLNGIENFDPTKLKHTETCEKNPLPTKDIIEQEKTA, encoded by the exons ATGGCCTGCTCCGTCAGTGATTCCCCCTCCCTCAAGGACCTCCCCAAGGTCGCCACTGATCTCAAGAGCCAGTTGGAAGCGTTCAACCCCAGCTGTCTACGGGATGTTGACACTAATGAAAAAATCGTGCTACCATCAGCTGAAG ACGTTGCGAAAGAAAAGCTGCACTCAGCCCTCCTCCACGACGTAGAACAATTTCAGACTTCCTCTCTAAAGAAAACGGACACCGTTGAAAAAATAGTCTTACCCAACGCTATAG ATGTGGCAACTGAAAAAACTCAAAAGTCCCTATTCGACGGTATTGAAAAGTTCGATTCCAGCATGCTGAAGCATACGGAAACACAAGAGAAGAACCCGCTTCCTGATAAAGATG TTGTCGCAGCAGAGAAGGCCCACCAGAACCTCCTAGATGGAGTGGAACACTTCGACAAGACACAAATGAAACACACAACGACGGAAGAGAAAAATCCATTGCCGCCTATTGAAG CCATTGAAGCCGAGAAGGAGAAGAACAAGTTCTTGAACGGCATCGAGAACTTCGACCCTACTAAGCTGAAGCACACGGAGACCTGCGAGAAGAATCCCCTGCCCACCAAGGACATCATCGAGCAGGAGAAGACGGCCTGA
- the LOC124543563 gene encoding thymosin beta isoform X2: protein MACSVSDSPSLKDLPKVATDLKSQLEAFNPSCLRDVDTNEKIVLPSAEDVATEKTQKSLFDGIEKFDSSMLKHTETQEKNPLPDKDVVAAEKAHQNLLDGVEHFDKTQMKHTTTEEKNPLPPIEAIEAEKEKNKFLNGIENFDPTKLKHTETCEKNPLPTKDIIEQEKTA, encoded by the exons ATGGCCTGCTCCGTCAGTGATTCCCCCTCCCTCAAGGACCTCCCCAAGGTCGCCACTGATCTCAAGAGCCAGTTGGAAGCGTTCAACCCCAGCTGTCTACGGGATGTTGACACTAATGAAAAAATCGTGCTACCATCAGCTGAAG ATGTGGCAACTGAAAAAACTCAAAAGTCCCTATTCGACGGTATTGAAAAGTTCGATTCCAGCATGCTGAAGCATACGGAAACACAAGAGAAGAACCCGCTTCCTGATAAAGATG TTGTCGCAGCAGAGAAGGCCCACCAGAACCTCCTAGATGGAGTGGAACACTTCGACAAGACACAAATGAAACACACAACGACGGAAGAGAAAAATCCATTGCCGCCTATTGAAG CCATTGAAGCCGAGAAGGAGAAGAACAAGTTCTTGAACGGCATCGAGAACTTCGACCCTACTAAGCTGAAGCACACGGAGACCTGCGAGAAGAATCCCCTGCCCACCAAGGACATCATCGAGCAGGAGAAGACGGCCTGA
- the LOC124543756 gene encoding regucalcin-like yields MEPEVTAVTEPVWLGEGPHWSHDHQALFFVSIFDKTIHKYDPATGEHTRAKLGDMPGFIIPVEGTLDQFVVGLKRRVVVVRWDGRGEAQEIRQIAEIDQQNPDNRINDAKADPRGRLFVGTMGHEYEPGKFHLKKGSLYRVDPNGSVHQLEKNLDISNGLCWDVKEKAFYYADSFEFAIRRYDYDIETGNISNPKLIFKYKDHGLEGIVDGMTIDTDGNLWVANFDGSQVLKIDPRKGALLQKVRTPALQTTSVAWGGQSFDQLYVTSACMNRGQEQLPPCGALFRVTGLRARGLPASGVRMQ; encoded by the exons ATGGAGCCCGAAGTGACCGCGGTTACGGAACCCGTGTGGCTGGGCGAGGGCCCACACTGGTCACATGATCACCAGGCGCTGTTCTTTGTGAGCATATTCGACAAGACTATTCACAAATACGATCCTGCGACTGGCGAGCACACCAGAGCTAAGCTTG GTGATATGCCCGGCTTCATCATCCCGGTGGAGGGTACCCTTGATCAATTCGTGGTGGGCTTAAAGCGACGCGTGGTGGTGGTGCGGTGGGACGGACGAGGAGAGGCACAAGAGATACGTCAGATTGCGGAGATTGATCAACAAAACCCGGACAACAGGATCAACGATGCCAAGGCGGACCCCAGAGGAAGACTTTTCGTTG GTACAATGGGACACGAATACGAGCCCGGTAAATTCCACCTGAAGAAGGGATCGCTGTACCGCGTGGACCCGAATGGCTCCGTGCACCAGCTGGAGAAAAACCTCGACATCTCCAACGGGCTCTGTTGGGACGTCAAAGAGAAGGCTTTCTACTATGCGGATTCTTTCGAGTTCGCGATACGCAGATACGACTATGACATCGAAACTGGAAACATAT cAAATCCTAAACTGATATTCAAGTACAAGGACCATGGCCTCGAAGGGATCGTGGACGGCATGACCATCGACACAGACGGCAACCTCTGGGTCGCTAACTTCGATGGTTCAcag GTTTTAAAGATCGACCCCCGCAAGGGCGCCCTCCTACAGAAGGTGCGCACCCCGGCGCTGCAGACCACGTCCGTAGCGTGGGGGGGGCAGTCATTCGATCAGCTGTACGTGACGTCAGCCTGCATGAACCGCGGTCAAGAACAGCTGCCTCCCTGCGGGGCGCTGTTCCGAGTGACCGGACTGCGGGCGCGAGGACTGCCCGCCAGCGGCGTCCGGAtgcaatga
- the LOC124543563 gene encoding thymosin beta isoform X3 — MACSVSDSPSLKDLPKVATDLKSQLEAFNPSCLRDVDTNEKIVLPSAEDVAKEKLHSALLHDVEQFQTSSLKKTDTVEKIVLPNAIDVATEKTQKSLFDGIEKFDSSMLKHTETQEKNPLPDKDAIEAEKEKNKFLNGIENFDPTKLKHTETCEKNPLPTKDIIEQEKTA, encoded by the exons ATGGCCTGCTCCGTCAGTGATTCCCCCTCCCTCAAGGACCTCCCCAAGGTCGCCACTGATCTCAAGAGCCAGTTGGAAGCGTTCAACCCCAGCTGTCTACGGGATGTTGACACTAATGAAAAAATCGTGCTACCATCAGCTGAAG ACGTTGCGAAAGAAAAGCTGCACTCAGCCCTCCTCCACGACGTAGAACAATTTCAGACTTCCTCTCTAAAGAAAACGGACACCGTTGAAAAAATAGTCTTACCCAACGCTATAG ATGTGGCAACTGAAAAAACTCAAAAGTCCCTATTCGACGGTATTGAAAAGTTCGATTCCAGCATGCTGAAGCATACGGAAACACAAGAGAAGAACCCGCTTCCTGATAAAGATG CCATTGAAGCCGAGAAGGAGAAGAACAAGTTCTTGAACGGCATCGAGAACTTCGACCCTACTAAGCTGAAGCACACGGAGACCTGCGAGAAGAATCCCCTGCCCACCAAGGACATCATCGAGCAGGAGAAGACGGCCTGA
- the LOC124543744 gene encoding protein ovarian tumor locus-like isoform X2: MSPSPIRCRGPWKIHKRLSEPDRWLDEMGFFRKHTARDSTCLFRAVSENIYNTQRYFHKVRLDCVQFMASKRHLFEGSLSCPFENYLKEMSNPSEFGGLIEISAMSHCYRRDFVIFEANKGPQTKICNGYGDTIYLFYSPDTKHFDAVYTKEFINASSFCQSLVYEILYDGVYQLKDLPYAVDKMLHDKIPTNHIEYFMSENVERRKKQKERAKIFIEAPSEDDKDKNNNAVALKCKHHTEDMERASLLKESLSIFVFNRSLIQLENVCMNCLNVNSAKDLLENSITPFPYKVAKALDPDIYRNIEFDVWSELRRELRYGARYCDGTTLQVGVKCLCKLQADQTIAYHCHIQEMRPDGGPCLVFIEELGEKRLVNYDQLEPLPVDEIKPWAPPYRYSRANSQMVNISQMLQQIGNISRKQGLPKTRNKTKVDDQKNESVPKSSQLEDKCQLYPQQTYSYPHLDYLNFQPMPVEVKALPLMVDCRPAGAPPHELAHATDALHTQQGAGGDMAPAARASTPAASVPPFAPAYAANGVAGVAGYCAPYCGVKSLVWCGPHPPPPPPPVNPHVYKSVQPSGADLPMNDIATLRFYFNLGVECMWAAYGPPPPAPPPRHYSPRDLAQDMAQVSLQEREGSKHKADKPAPAPPKPPQRPLLGPRFKRGGNNQDGNQNNGHNQNKGHNNNMPNKGPNNRRNSHAEARYAEECVEPPLVSFPYIPYPPPLYPVPYYPVDSDPAMMGMMGGMGYVGYDEGVEYAPVQHFYPPPYPHPHPHPHPHHHPEHK, from the exons ATGTCACCTTCTCCGATCCGATGCCGTGGGCCGTGGAAAATACATAAACGCTTATCCGAGCCAGATCGTTGGCTGGATGAAATGGGTTTTTTTCGAAAACATACGGCTCGAGATTCGACCTGTCTCTTTAGAGCTGTTtcggaaaatatatataatacgcaGCGCTATTTTCACAAAGTTCGCCTCGACTGCGTACAGTTCATGGCTTCGAAGCGACACCTTTTCGAAGGG tcGTTAAGTTGTCCATTCGAAAACTATCTTAAAGAGATGTCTAATCCGTCAGAATTTGGTGGGCTGATTGAAATATCGGCTATGAGCCACTGTTATAG ACGGGACTTTGTGATTTTCGAAGCCAACAAGGGCCCGCAAACTAAAATTTGTAATGGTTATGGAGACACTATTTACCTGTTTTACTCGCCCGATACAAAGCACTTTGATGCTGTGTATACCAAAGAATTCATAAATGCATCGTCATTTTGTCAGT CATTGGTATATGAAATACTTTACGACGGTGTTTACCAACTGAAGGACTTGCCTTACGCTGTCGATAAAATGTTACACGATAAGATACCGACCAACCACATTGAGTACTTCATGTCTGAAAATGTGGAACGTCGCAAGAAACAGAAGGAAAGAGCTAAGATTTTCATTGAAGCTCCCAGTGAAGATGACAAGGACAAGAACAACAATGCTGTGGCATTGAAATGCAAACATCACACTGAAGACATGGAAAGAGCCAGCCTTTTGAAGGAGTCATTGAGCATTTTTGTATTCAACCGCAGTCTCATACAACTGGAGAATGTCTGCATGAATTGTCTGAATGTCAACAGTGCCAAGGATTTACTCGAGAACAGCATAACTCCATTTCCATACAAAGTTGCGAAGGCCCTAGATCCTGATATCTATCGTAATATCGAATTTGATGTCTGGAGTGAGCTTCGAAGAG AACTGCGTTACGGTGCAAGGTACTGTGATGGAACGACACTGCAAGTTGGTGTCAAATGTCTTTGTAAACTACAGGCCGATCAGACCATAGCTTATCACTGTCACATCCAGGAGATGCGACCGGACGGGGGGCCCTGTCTGGTCTTTATTGAGGAATTGGGAGAGAAACGGCTCGTAAATTATGATCAGTTAGAGCCTTTGCCGGTGGATGAGATCAAGCCCTGGGCTCCTCCATATAGATACTCACGTGCCAATTCACAAATGGTTAATATTAGCCAAATGTTGCAGCAAATAG GCAACATATCCCGCAAACAAGGGTTACCCAAGAcacgaaacaaaacaaaagtagACGATCAGAAGAATGAGAGTGTTCCCAAGTCCTCACAACTGGAGGACAAATGCCAACTGTACCCACAACAGACCTACTCCTACCCACACCTGGACTACTTAAACTTTCAACCAATGCCT GTTGAAGTGAAAGCCTTGCCCCTGATGGTGGACTGTCGGCCGGCGGGCGCTCCGCCCCACGAGCTCGCGCACGCCACCGACGCGCTGCACACACAG CAGGGCGCCGGCGGAGACATGGCGCCGGCCGCGCGAGCGTCCACGCCCGCCGCCAGCGTGCCGCCCTTCGCGCCCGCATACGCCGCCAACG GCGTGGCAGGCGTGGCGGGTTACTGCGCGCCGTACTGCGGCGTGAAGTCGCTGGTGTGGTGCGGGCCGCACCCGCCGCCCCCGCCGCCGCCCGTCAACCCGCACGTGTACAAGAGCGTGCAGCCCAGCGGCGCCGACCTGCCCATGAACG ACATCGCGACTCTACGGTTCTACTTTAACCTGGGCGTCGAGTGCATGTGGGCGGCGTACGGGCCTCCgccccccgcgccgccgccccgACACTACTCGCCGAGGGATCTCGCCCAG GACATGGCGCAGGTGTCGCTGCAGGAGCGCGAGGGCTCCAAGCACAAAGCAGACAAGCCGGCGCCGGCGCCCCCGAAGCCGCCACAGCGCCCGTTGCTCGGCCCCCG GTTCAAGCGCGGCGGCAACAACCAAGACGGCAACCAGAACAACGGCCACAACCAGAACAAGGGCCACAACAACAACATGCCTAACAAGGGACCTAACAACCG GCGCAACTCGCATGCGGAGGCGCGCTACGCAGAGGAGTGCGTGGAGCCGCCGCTGGTATCGTTCCCCTACATCCCCTACCCGCCGCCGCTCTACCCCGTGCCCTACTACCCCGTCGACTCCGACCCCG CGATGATGGGAATGATGGGCGGCATGGGCTATGTGGGATACGATGAAGGGGTGGAGTACGCGCCCGTGCAACACTTCTACCCGCCGCCCTACCCGCACCCGCACCCGCACCCGCACCCGCACCACCACCCCGAACACAAATAG
- the LOC124543754 gene encoding regucalcin-like has product MSLTIKKIVDPLDLGEGPHWDDRQQALFFVNIPKGTIHKYVPASGEHTKTKLDGPIGFIVPVNDTTDQFLIGLGRKFVIVQWDGKEGSATKIVRELGAVDQDVEPHTRINDGKADPRGRVYAGTMGHEDRPGNILPNQGSLFRVDETGIHKLCSGIGISNGLAWDLARKAFYYTDSMERKIRRYDYDVETGNITNMKYIFDLEKNKVDGMPDGTTIDIDGNLWVAVFNGSCVIKIDPTSGKLLQKVPIPAAQVTSVTFGGPNFNTLFVTTASLNIGGVQEPPCGSTYMITGLGVKGLPNMNFQC; this is encoded by the exons atgtctttaacaataaagaaaattgTTGATCCCCTGGATTTGGGCGAGGGACCTCATTGGGACGATCGGCAGCAAGCTTTGTTCTTCGTCAACATCCCGAAGGGTACCATTCACAAGTACGTACCGGCTTCTGGCGAACACACGAAGACTAAACTTG ATGGTCCAATAGGTTTCATAGTACCAGTCAATGACACCACTGATCAGTTCCTAATTGGTTTGGGGAGGAAATTCGTGATAGTCCAGTGGGACGGAAAGGAGGGTAGCGCGACTAAGATCGTCCGTGAGCTGGGCGCCGTGGACCAGGATGTCGAGCCGCATACTAGGATAAATGATGGAAAAGCTGATCCCCGTGGCAGGGTGTATGCTG GTACGATGGGCCATGAAGATCGTCCAGGAAACATACTCCCGAACCAGGGGTCCCTGTTCCGCGTGGATGAGACGGGAATACACAAGCTGTGCAGCGGAATTGGAATCTCCAACGGCCTCGCTTGGGACCTCGCGCGGAAGGCCTTCTATTACACCGACAGCATGGAGCGGAAAATCCGGAGATACGACTACGACGTAGAAACGGGCAACATAA CtaacatgaaatatatatttgacttgGAAAAGAACAAAGTTGATGGCATGCCGGATGGTACCACTATAGACATCGACGGTAACTTATGGGTGGCAGTGTTCAATGGATCATGTGTTATAAAAATCGACCCTACCAGTGGAAAGTTACTTCAAAAAGTTCCAATTCCAGCAGCCCAAGTAACCTCAGTGACCTTTGGCGGGCCAAACTTCAATACATTATTTGTGACAACGGCGAGTTTGAACATAGGTGGGGTCCAGGAACCGCCCTGTGGTTCTACATACATGATCACTGGATTGGGGGTGAAGGGTCTTCCAAATATGAATTTCCAATGTTGA